From one Populus alba chromosome 17, ASM523922v2, whole genome shotgun sequence genomic stretch:
- the LOC118042709 gene encoding agamous-like MADS-box protein MADS2, which translates to MGRGRVELKRIENKINRQVTFAKRRNGLLKKAYELSVLCDAEVALIIFSNRGKLFEFCSTSNMLKTLERYQKCSYGAEEVNKPAKELESSYREYLKVKAKFETLQRTQRNLLGEDLGPLNTKELEQLERHLESSLKQVRSTKTQYMLDQLGDLQNKEHMLLEANRALTIKLDEISARNNLRPPWEGDDQQSMSYGHQHAQSQGLFQHLECNPTLQIGYNSGGSDQISTVTHAAQQVHGFIPGWML; encoded by the exons ATGGGGAGAGGTAGAGTGGAGCTGAAGAGGATAGAGAACAAGATAAACAGGCAGGTGACGTTTGCGAAGAGAAGAAATGGGTTGTTGAAGAAAGCTTACGAGCTATCTGTACTTTGTGATGCTGAGGTTGCTCTCATCATCTTCTCCAACCGTGGCAAGCTATTTGAGTTTTGTAGCACATCTAA CATGCTCAAGACCCTGGAAAGGTATCAGAAGTGCAGCTATGGGGCAGAAGAAGTCAACAAACCAGCCAAGGAGCTCGAG AGCAGCTACAGGGAGTACCTGAAAGTGAAAGCAAAATTTGAGACCCTACAAAGAACTCAGAG GAACCTTCTTGGAGAGGACCTCGGACCTCTGAATACAAAAGAGCTCGAGCAGCTCGAGCGTCATTTAGAGTCGTCATTGAAGCAAGTTCGGTCAACTAAG ACCCAGTATATGCTCGACCAACTTGGTGATCTTCAAAATAAG GAACATATGTTGCTGGAAGCAAACAGAGCTTTGACAATAAAG CTGGATGAAATCAGTGCAAGAAATAACCTCCGACCACCATGGGAAGGTGATGATCAGCAAAGCATGTCCTATGGCCATCAGCATGCACAGTCTCAGGGGCTATTCCAGCATTTAGAATGCAATCCCACTTTGCAAATTGG CTATAATTCTGGTGGTTCAGACCAGATAAGTACTGTAACACATGCCGCCCAGCAAGTTCATGGGTTCATTCCAGGGTGGATGCTTTGA